A portion of the Algisphaera agarilytica genome contains these proteins:
- a CDS encoding VWA domain-containing protein codes for MNFRLDHPELLLLLLLVLPIGWLGWKYLATVEPIRRGLAIGLRVGVLVLLVLMLAGLRAEQRHTELTVIAVVDQSPSMSVFGEPPVSAFPNQQPINTSANRSMSQAIRDFLVAASEDKQPDDRFGVVTYDNRPTVVTRPGNEVRLDPSTGAQVREGTDTAKALEWAMAAKSDANTALRLVLVTDGNDTSGDTLAAARNAAAAGVVIDVLPIDYRVGEEVMVEGVYTPIEAREGQTVAVRVVLRGTAPARGQLQLKHDGRVLDLNGAADGKGIPIVPSDWSDSRALTEQQQDAQGNEIAVVSEVQSESGRYVLAKQIDVPIFASGANRFEAVFEPAVITAPVAVAGSATASSDSVVVNNSAESFTLVQGRGRVLLVDNVGGAPGSILPEALQQRQINLDVIPPGDFPRDTAALTRYDAVIFQNVPAEAITGQQQTMLARYVNDLGGGFIMLGGPDSFGAGGWTNSIIDQSILPVDCEIPSQTVLPSGALAIVIDRSGSMGAPVGNSGKTQQEIASEAAALAVQTLYQHDMIGVVAFDSFSQWVVPMQRNRNPQAVMRTLRSINPGGGTSILAGLERAYEGLIQNTQDLRESSIKHIILLSDGGADENFLPIINKLNRANISVSTIGVGDGHRADILEALALAGGGEYHPVLDPNDLPQVFVKEARTIRKNLIKEIEFTPQRRNTGSPIMANLPSTPSLNGLVLTGPKYDRRIDMPLLGPEGEPLFAHWQVGLGKSAAWTSDATNKWATPWLNWGGYGDFWARTVRYVSRPSASQQAELTATVEGDQLRVRLDVPVDAEAEQSAGAGAAAQVIQGKVLRPDGNITDIDLKQVGPGLYEALAPATETGSYILNLFMGTPGGEQTFIAGGATRAAGEELRKFKPNTQLLREIAATTGGRVLDPADPVAASLFDRTHRFESVSTRPLRWTLLPWLLGLLLLDVANRRIAWDHRAIAAWAKQKMSVQRRTATETKQTMSALKKRRKSVQHSGAEGAQASNGDAFVPVPEKKKKFEAAAGTKVSADFADAVGGAKAASESSSFASQAKPQSETPPEEATTANRLLAAKRRAREKNQ; via the coding sequence TTGAACTTCCGTCTCGATCATCCCGAACTGCTTCTGCTCTTGCTGCTGGTCTTGCCGATCGGGTGGCTGGGTTGGAAGTATCTGGCGACGGTTGAGCCGATCCGCCGGGGGTTGGCGATCGGGCTGCGGGTCGGGGTGTTGGTGCTCTTGGTGTTGATGCTGGCGGGGCTTCGGGCCGAGCAACGGCACACGGAGCTGACCGTGATCGCGGTGGTGGACCAGTCGCCGTCGATGAGCGTGTTTGGCGAGCCGCCCGTGTCGGCTTTCCCGAACCAGCAGCCGATCAATACTTCTGCCAATCGCAGCATGTCGCAGGCGATCCGCGATTTCCTCGTCGCCGCCTCCGAGGACAAGCAGCCCGACGACCGCTTCGGCGTGGTCACCTACGACAACCGGCCGACCGTCGTGACCCGCCCCGGCAACGAGGTTCGTCTCGACCCGTCAACGGGCGCTCAGGTCCGCGAGGGCACCGACACCGCGAAAGCGCTCGAATGGGCGATGGCCGCCAAGAGCGACGCCAACACCGCGCTCCGCCTGGTCCTCGTGACCGACGGCAACGACACGTCCGGCGACACCCTCGCCGCGGCACGCAACGCCGCAGCGGCGGGCGTGGTGATCGACGTGCTGCCCATCGACTACCGGGTCGGGGAAGAGGTCATGGTCGAAGGCGTGTACACCCCGATCGAGGCCCGCGAAGGGCAGACCGTGGCGGTGCGCGTGGTCCTGCGGGGGACCGCGCCGGCCCGCGGCCAGCTCCAGCTCAAACACGACGGCCGGGTCCTCGACCTCAACGGCGCCGCCGACGGCAAGGGCATCCCCATCGTGCCGTCGGATTGGTCCGACTCCCGGGCCCTGACCGAGCAGCAGCAGGACGCGCAGGGCAACGAGATCGCGGTCGTGTCGGAAGTGCAGTCCGAGTCGGGAAGGTATGTGCTGGCCAAGCAGATCGACGTGCCGATCTTTGCCTCCGGGGCCAACCGGTTCGAGGCGGTGTTCGAACCGGCCGTGATCACGGCTCCCGTCGCCGTGGCGGGAAGCGCGACGGCCTCGTCTGACTCGGTCGTAGTCAACAACAGCGCCGAGTCGTTCACTTTGGTGCAGGGCCGCGGCCGGGTGTTGCTGGTGGACAACGTCGGCGGCGCTCCCGGGAGCATCCTGCCCGAGGCGTTGCAGCAGCGCCAGATCAACCTCGACGTGATCCCGCCCGGCGACTTCCCCCGCGACACCGCGGCGCTGACCCGCTACGACGCGGTGATCTTTCAGAACGTCCCGGCCGAGGCGATCACCGGCCAGCAGCAGACCATGCTCGCCCGCTACGTGAACGACCTGGGCGGCGGGTTCATCATGCTCGGCGGGCCCGACAGCTTCGGCGCGGGCGGCTGGACCAACTCGATCATCGACCAGAGCATCCTGCCGGTCGATTGCGAAATCCCCTCGCAGACCGTGCTGCCCTCGGGTGCGTTGGCGATCGTGATCGACCGCTCCGGGTCGATGGGCGCGCCCGTCGGCAACTCCGGGAAGACCCAGCAGGAGATCGCCAGCGAGGCCGCGGCGCTCGCGGTGCAGACGCTCTACCAGCACGACATGATCGGCGTCGTCGCGTTCGACAGCTTCTCGCAATGGGTCGTCCCCATGCAACGCAACCGCAACCCCCAAGCGGTCATGCGGACGCTGCGCTCGATTAACCCCGGCGGGGGCACGTCCATCCTCGCGGGCCTCGAGCGGGCCTACGAAGGACTCATCCAAAACACGCAGGACCTGCGCGAGTCGTCGATCAAACACATCATCCTGCTCTCCGACGGCGGGGCGGATGAGAACTTCCTGCCTATCATCAACAAGCTCAACCGCGCCAACATCAGCGTCTCGACGATCGGCGTAGGTGATGGGCATCGAGCCGACATCCTCGAAGCCTTAGCGCTTGCAGGCGGGGGTGAGTACCACCCGGTGCTCGACCCCAACGACCTACCGCAGGTGTTCGTCAAAGAGGCACGCACGATCCGCAAGAACCTGATCAAAGAGATCGAGTTCACCCCGCAGCGTCGCAACACCGGCTCGCCGATCATGGCAAACCTGCCTTCGACCCCGTCGCTCAACGGCCTCGTGCTCACCGGGCCCAAGTACGACCGCCGCATCGACATGCCGCTACTCGGCCCCGAGGGCGAACCGCTCTTCGCCCACTGGCAAGTCGGCCTGGGCAAGTCCGCGGCGTGGACCAGCGACGCGACCAACAAGTGGGCCACCCCTTGGCTGAACTGGGGTGGCTACGGCGACTTCTGGGCCCGCACCGTCCGCTACGTCAGCCGGCCCAGCGCCAGCCAGCAGGCCGAGCTCACCGCGACTGTAGAAGGCGACCAACTCCGCGTCCGTCTCGATGTCCCCGTTGACGCCGAAGCTGAGCAAAGCGCAGGGGCTGGTGCGGCCGCTCAGGTCATCCAGGGCAAAGTCCTCCGCCCCGACGGCAACATCACCGACATCGATCTCAAGCAGGTCGGCCCCGGCCTCTACGAAGCCCTCGCCCCCGCCACCGAAACCGGCAGCTATATCCTCAACCTCTTCATGGGTACGCCCGGCGGCGAACAAACCTTCATCGCAGGCGGCGCGACCCGCGCGGCGGGCGAAGAGCTCCGCAAGTTCAAGCCCAACACCCAGCTGCTCCGCGAGATCGCCGCGACCACCGGCGGGCGTGTGCTCGACCCGGCCGACCCGGTGGCGGCAAGTCTGTTCGATCGCACGCACCGTTTCGAGTCGGTCTCCACCCGGCCGCTGCGTTGGACGCTGCTGCCGTGGCTGCTCGGCTTGTTGTTGCTAGACGTGGCCAACCGCCGGATCGCCTGGGACCACCGCGCGATCGCCGCGTGGGCCAAGCAGAAGATGTCGGTGCAGCGACGCACCGCCACCGAGACCAAGCAGACGATGTCCGCCCTCAAGAAACGCCGCAAGTCCGTGCAGCACAGCGGGGCCGAGGGCGCACAAGCAAGCAACGGCGACGCGTTTGTCCCCGTTCCCGAAAAGAAGAAAAAGTTCGAGGCCGCCGCGGGTACGAAGGTGTCCGCCGACTTCGCCGACGCCGTGGGCGGCGCGAAAGCCGCCAGCGAGTCTTCCTCGTTCGCCTCGCAAGCCAAACCCCAATCCGAAACCCCACCGGAAGAAGCCACCACCGCCAACCGCCTGCTCGCCGCCAAACGCCGAGCGAGGGAGAAGAACCAATGA
- a CDS encoding AAA family ATPase: MAQNDLPESQILELAADFRRDYGAVREQIGKAIVGHDQIIDGILTCLFVGGNALLEGVPGLGKTMLIRSLSEALRLDFSRIQFTPDLMPADITGTTIVVENQRPDGTVAREFQFQKGPIFAQIVLADEINRATPKTQAAMLEAMQEKSVTVGGTTYPMSKPFFVMATQNPIEQEGTYPLPEAQLDRFMLKLDVGYSNREELNEIVNRTTAAVTPTIDPVLDAEKIVTYQKLARQVLIAPHVQDYAIRSVLATHPDGEFATSLSKQFLRFGASPRAAQALVLGGKVKALLDGRAHVAVADISDVMLPVLRHRVLLNFEGQAEGITADMVVNDIIDNLPVEVAGLGV; this comes from the coding sequence ATGGCCCAAAACGACCTCCCCGAATCCCAGATCCTCGAACTCGCCGCCGACTTCCGACGCGACTACGGCGCCGTCCGCGAACAGATCGGCAAGGCCATCGTCGGCCACGACCAGATCATCGACGGCATCCTCACCTGCCTCTTCGTCGGCGGCAACGCGCTGCTCGAAGGCGTGCCCGGCCTGGGCAAAACGATGCTCATCCGCTCGCTCTCCGAAGCCCTTCGGCTGGACTTCTCCCGCATCCAGTTCACCCCCGACCTGATGCCCGCCGACATCACCGGTACCACGATCGTCGTCGAGAACCAACGCCCCGACGGCACCGTGGCCCGCGAGTTCCAGTTCCAGAAGGGCCCGATCTTCGCCCAGATCGTTTTGGCCGACGAGATCAACCGCGCCACCCCTAAGACCCAGGCCGCAATGCTCGAAGCGATGCAGGAAAAATCCGTCACCGTCGGCGGAACCACCTACCCGATGAGCAAGCCGTTCTTCGTCATGGCCACGCAGAACCCCATCGAGCAGGAAGGCACCTACCCGCTACCCGAGGCCCAGCTCGACCGCTTCATGCTCAAGCTGGACGTGGGCTATTCGAACCGCGAAGAGCTCAACGAGATCGTCAACCGCACGACCGCCGCGGTGACGCCGACGATTGATCCGGTGTTGGATGCCGAGAAGATCGTGACCTACCAGAAGCTCGCCCGGCAGGTGCTCATCGCCCCGCACGTGCAGGACTACGCGATCCGTTCGGTATTGGCGACACACCCCGATGGCGAGTTTGCCACCTCCCTAAGTAAACAGTTCCTGCGCTTCGGCGCGAGTCCGCGTGCGGCCCAGGCCTTAGTCCTTGGCGGCAAGGTCAAGGCGCTACTGGATGGCCGGGCCCACGTCGCCGTCGCCGACATCAGCGACGTGATGCTGCCGGTACTTCGTCACCGCGTGTTGTTGAATTTCGAAGGCCAGGCCGAGGGCATCACCGCCGACATGGTCGTGAACGACATCATCGATAACTTGCCTGTCGAGGTGGCTGGCCTCGGCGTCTGA
- a CDS encoding DUF58 domain-containing protein: MADTALNPDTLLTPEFMRQLDRLDVRSRKMLRGTVQGERRSKKRGASVEFADYRNYVVGDDLRRIDWNLYARLDKLFLRLFMEEEDLSVSLVIDTTVSMDYGEPNKLLYAKQMVAALGYIALTHYNRLNLYSFTDTVAGTAEGMRGRRPIPRMVDWLNQQQPTPGEGNLAAVCKKLAMLNQRPGVVVLVSDFFDKGDLSAALRYLAGDRYDAYAIQLLSPQEVDPAKGGVVGDLKLTDMEDGDLAEVSVSKALLEKYQANLQAYCQHVRDTCTKRGMSYMTATTDLAVELVVLKYLRERGLLG; the protein is encoded by the coding sequence ATGGCAGACACCGCCCTCAATCCCGACACCCTGCTTACCCCCGAGTTCATGCGCCAGCTTGATCGGCTGGACGTGCGCTCGCGGAAGATGCTGCGCGGGACGGTGCAGGGCGAGCGGCGATCCAAGAAGCGGGGCGCCTCGGTCGAGTTTGCCGACTACCGCAACTACGTCGTCGGGGACGACCTGCGGCGGATCGACTGGAACCTCTACGCCCGGCTGGACAAGCTGTTCCTCCGGCTGTTTATGGAAGAGGAAGACCTTTCGGTGTCGCTGGTGATCGATACGACCGTGAGCATGGACTACGGCGAGCCGAACAAGCTGCTCTACGCCAAGCAGATGGTCGCGGCGCTGGGTTATATCGCACTGACCCACTACAACCGGCTGAACCTCTACAGCTTCACCGACACCGTCGCCGGCACGGCCGAGGGTATGCGCGGGCGTCGCCCCATCCCGCGGATGGTCGATTGGCTCAACCAGCAACAACCCACGCCCGGGGAAGGCAACCTCGCGGCGGTCTGCAAGAAGCTGGCGATGCTCAACCAACGCCCCGGCGTGGTCGTGCTGGTCAGCGACTTCTTCGACAAGGGCGACCTCTCCGCGGCGCTGCGCTACCTAGCGGGCGATCGCTACGACGCCTACGCGATCCAATTGCTCTCGCCCCAGGAAGTCGACCCGGCCAAAGGCGGCGTGGTGGGTGATCTCAAACTCACGGATATGGAAGACGGCGATCTGGCCGAGGTGTCGGTGAGCAAGGCGTTGCTTGAGAAGTACCAGGCCAACCTGCAGGCGTATTGCCAGCACGTCCGCGACACCTGCACCAAACGCGGGATGTCATACATGACCGCGACAACTGACCTCGCAGTTGAGTTGGTGGTCCTGAAGTACCTGCGTGAGAGGGGGTTGCTGGGATGA